One Rosa chinensis cultivar Old Blush chromosome 5, RchiOBHm-V2, whole genome shotgun sequence genomic region harbors:
- the LOC112164835 gene encoding cysteine-rich receptor-like protein kinase 25 — protein MVTGTKGVIIMDQKQINIMPCSHVLMSFVLLSVLGFHSLSVEAEIPDMSHFCSNTTTFTPNSTYESNLNLLLSYLTSNATNDLGFHNTTVGSQDPGTTVYGSFSCLGDVTPEKCQECVSTIARGGVQKYCPLSKISLIWYADCMLRYSNTSFFGNSETSPQVSFLNTGNITEPDRFMPLLGQTLKSLVRPAASAPSGVKKLKTKEVNFTDFQPLYTLVQCTPDLSSLSCEGCLTEAIAAIPVSFYGKQGGVVLCPSCNVRYEIYPFYRAQAATPPPAASPPPPSLLLPPPPPGSVTRSQGKMNSKMAIVVPIALVLFLVGCFFLRSRTRKKYDALQGQNVVDGAGDNEITNVESLRFDFATIEAATNQFSVNNRLGEGGFGEVYKGTLPNGQEIAVKRLSRSSGQGVEQFKNEVVLVAKLLHRNLVRLLGFCSEGEEKILVYELVQNKSLDHFLFDSDIQVKLDWSSRYKIISGIARGILYLHQDSRLKIIHRDLKASNVLLDGEMNPKIADFGMARIFGGDQTQGNTIRIVGTYGYMPPEYAMHGQFSVKSDVYSLGVLILEIVTGEKNTSFYQSDSGEDLLTYAWKHWGDGTPEELLDSNLRGSYSRNEVIRCIHIGLLCVQENPEERPTMQTINLMLSSYSVTAPSPQKPAFCLHSREEMRMPSVTSESSNQHTSTSVCSVNEASITELYPR, from the exons atggtAACAGGAACTAAGGGAGTAATCATCATGGATCAGAAACAGATCAACATAATGCCTTGTTCTCATGTGCTCATGTCCTTTGTGCTGCTCTCCGTTCTTGGTTTCCATAGCCTCAGCGTCGAAGCTGAAATTCCTGACATGTCCCATTTCTGTTCAAACACAACAACTTTCACTCCCAACAGCACCTACGAGTCCAATCTCAATCTCCTCCTCTCCTATCTCACCTCCAACGCCACCAATGACCTCGGATTCCACAACACCACAGTCGGCTCCCAAGACCCCGGCACGACTGTTTACGGTTCATTTAGTTGCCTTGGCGATGTCACCCCTGAAAAATGTCAAGAATGTGTGTCTACTATAGCCAGAGGAGGAGTCCAAAAGTATTGCCCCTTGAGCAAAATCTCATTAATATGGTATGCAGATTGCATGTTACGCTACTCAAACACATCCTTCTTTGGCAACTCGGAGACATCTCCTCAAGTTTCCTTCCTCAACACGGGGAATATCACTGAGCCTGACCGCTTCATGCCGCTGCTGGGACAAACTCTGAAGAGCTTGGTGAGACCTGCTGCTAGTGCACCTTCAGGTGtgaaaaaactcaaaacaaaagaagtGAACTTCACAGATTTTCAGCCGTTGTACACCCTTGTGCAGTGCACACCAGACCTATCGAGCCTAAGCTGTGAAGGTTGTCTTACAGAAGCTATTGCAGCTATTCCAGTTTCTTTTTATGGAAAGCAAGGGGGAGTAGTCTTATGTCCTAGTTGCAATGTTCGATATGAAATCTATCCATTTTACAGAGCTCAAGCTGCCACACCTCCACCAGCGGCatcgccaccgccaccatcactgcttcttcctcccCCTCCTCCAGGTTCAGTAACGAGATCTCAAGGTAAAATGAATAGCAAGA TGGCCATTGTTGTTCCAATTGCCTTGGTGCTTTTCTTGGTAGGCTGCTTTTTTCTAAGAAGCAGgacaagaaaaaaatatgatGCTTTACAGGGACAGAATG TTGTTGATGGTGCAGGAGATAATGAAATTACTAATGTGGAGTCATTGCGGTTTGATTTTGCTACAATTGAAGCAGCCACAAACCAGTTCTCTGTTAATAATAGATTAGGGGAAGGTGGCTTTGGAGAGGTTTACAAG GGAACACTCCCTAATGGGCAAGAAATAGCTGTGAAGAGGTTATCTAGAAGCTCCGGGCAAGGTGTTGAGCAGTTTAAAAATGAGGTGGTTTTGGTCGCCAAGCTTCTGCACAGAAATTTAGTGAGGCTGCTGGGGTTTTGCTctgaaggagaagaaaagataCTTGTTTATGAACTTGTGCAGAACAAAAGCCTTGACCACTTTTTATTCG ACTCGGACATTCAAGTAAAGTTGGATTGGTCAAGCAGATACAAGATTATCAGTGGGATTGCTAGAGGCATTCTCTATCTCCATCAAGATTCTCGGCTTAAAATCATACATCGAGATCTTAAAGCGAGCAACGTATTGTTAGATGGGGAAATGAACCCAAAAATAGCAGATTTTGGCATGGCAAGAATATTTGGAGGTGATCAAACACAAGGAAATACCATAAGGATTGTCGGAACTTA TGGTTACATGCCTCCGGAGTATGCAATGCACGGACAATTCTCGGTGAAGTCTGATGTGTACAGTCTTGGTGTCTTAATCTTGGAGATTGTAACTGGCGAGAAGAACACTAGCTTCTATCAATCAGACAGCGGCGAAGACCTCTTGACCTAT GCTTGGAAACATTGGGGGGATGGGACGCCAGAAGAGTTGTTGGATTCAAATCTGAGAGGTTCTTATTCAAGAAATGAAGTAATCAGATGTATCCATATTGGTTTATTGTGTGTTCAAGAAAATCCAGAGGAGAGACCTACAATGCAAACTATAAATCTCATGCTAAGCAGTTACTCAGTTACTGCGCCATCGCCTCAAAAGCCAGCATTTTGCCTGCATAGTAGAGAAGAGATGAGAATGCCATCAGTAACGTCTGAATCATCAAATCAACACACTAGCACCTCA